ATCTTTCTTGTCAAATCACATACAACTCGAAATTTTGTCCGATAAATAACTCTTAGATACTCAATACACTACCAAATTTGAGGAGGTAAGACACCCACTAATCCCTACTATCTACGCCACCGGTCAATTTGATTATGTTCAAAGAAAAAATGATGCCAATgatgattaattatattatatagataaatattaaattaattatatattatatactagtAATACGTATTATACTTTACGTATATATACATTTTTGCCAAAATATAACAAAAGAAAAACATTCTATTACCAAAAAGGGGTTAAGAGGTTATTAAACTATTGACCAATTGCACACAAAACACACCCCATATATATACACCCTTTAGTTACAATCCAAAGGGTGCACTTCAAAAGAGTTCCATTTCATAAACCTCAACCTACTAAACAAACCTTATCGTGCACCCTTGTGGGTACGTTAACTCcacattttattttttaaaatgatGCCATCTTTGTTTCTGGCCCTGTTTCTACCGTGCGCCGGTATGAGTGTTGTGTTTCTTGTTTACATGTGTTTGCTATGTTACGCGGCAAGACACCTTCCTGAAAGGACGGCGCCGGTTAAACCCACCACCGGAACCGGACTTTCGGCGGCGGAGCTTGACAAAATCCCGACAACTACCGGGAAAGAACTTGGTGCTACGACTGAATGTTCGGTTTGTTTAGATGATATTGAAATGTCGCAAACTGTGAGAGTGGTTCCGGGTTGTAACCACGGGTTTCATGTACAATGCGCGGATACTTGGTTCTCAAAAAACCCGGTTTGTCCGGTGTGTAGGAATAAGCTTGAACCGGGTTTTTTTCACTCTGATGAAACAAACCCTTGTTGAATGCCTTTTACTTTTTGTATGAAATATTTTTGGTAACAGGTTTTTAGGTTGTGattgtatatttgtatatatgaTCCAAATATGATTacaaacagttctaaaattttctcAATTTTTTTTGTTATTCAAGTAGTTTTTTTTGTTTCAGAATTAATTTGTAGGATTTGTTAATCAAATTTGTTATGTGGATTAAAGCGGGGTATTAAATTACTGAtattttttaaaacaaaaattGATCATTTTTAAACATGAAATTTGTGTAGTATATGAATGTCTGCAGTTTCAACCTCCTCTGTTTTTTATACTCAATTGTAAaaagtaataattttaatttttGCTCTTTAATTGAGGTTTTGAATGTGAATATAAGCTGGGTTTTTGTTAATTTATCTGAAAAGTCTCTGTATCATGAAAATGGTGGTTTATTGTATAACTGTCTCAGCAGTTTCAATATCCTTTTTTTTTCATTACTAGAATGTAAAAGGTTCATAAATTTTGGTTCTGGAAATATGTTTGTTCAATGAAACTTCTTATAGATGGTATTTGTTGTTTTTTGTTTAAAAGATGAATAATCTTTTATTACAAACATTGTGCATTGTATGAATATGAATATCAGCAGTTATTTAATCCCATGATTTTTGGTTCTTTTATGAAGATTTTCTGATGTAAAGTTGTGGTGGTCTTTTGtcaaattgtgaatttttttttatcaaaacaaaATTTGTGTTGCTTATATAGTGAAAACTTTGAAAATCTTAAGTTCTATGAATTGAcaacatatttttattttattttatttttcaattgcAGATTTATTAAGTTTGTGAAACTTTATGTTTCTATGGTTTAAGTTTGATGATGGAGAACGTGAGGGTACGAATTTTGGAAGTATCAGAACCCCCTGTTTATCATCTTTCTAActttttaacaaagattttaagTTAACTTGTGATGTACTTTATGTAAAATGGGAATCTGACTTTCTAAGAAATACTTAACTCGTCAGTTTTGGGTTAAAGTTTTCAGTTTTGATTTAAAAATAGGGTTTAGGGTGATCAGATCTATAGGTAAAACTAAAAACTACGGTAAAAATTAAACTCAGTGCTGTTTGTTTTGTAAAATATTTTTTGTCTGCAAATTTGTGAACCATGTTTGTATAGAATATATGATCTATAGGTATGTATGTATGTTGTGTATGTGAAAAGTGTTTGTTTTAACATCTGCAAAATAACTTAGTCCTCATTACTTGGAAACATATTCTGAATATGTGAGTTTGAAGATTAAATAAGACATTATTAAATCTTATGTTTTATGGAAAACAAACAATCTACAGTATAAATGTTTGCGTACATGTAGGCATAAGACATAATAAAAtctacaaaattaaaaataaaatcacCCAATTTTGTGATGTTCTATCACATGAATTTTAGAGAGGTTTATGCACATTTATCTTTTATCGTCTGGCCATTTTGTTTTACTTTTTCAATTTTCAACATtcaatattttatatttaatattatagtAATATAAATACTTCATCTGTTTCAAATTTATAGTCATGTTTTAACTTTAGAGGTTTTTAAATTCAATTTTGACTTTAATTTTTGTTTTGAATTATATATTATTCGATAAAATTTATATCAATGGATTGATCTCGAATATAATTTTAGCGCTAAAACTTTTATCAAGTATTAATACATAAAAAATAATTGAAAGTTAAAGTTGGAAAGAAATGACCTCTAAAGTTAAAACAAGACAATAAATTTTAAACGAAAAGAGAATAATACTCTCTCGGTGTGTATCCTGATTGGTTAGGTCAGTGAGACTTGTGAAATAGATGGTTCTAGGTTCAAATCCGTTCCAAAGATAATTTGATTCAACATTATTTTTTTAGCAGGAGGAATATATAAGACTAGCAAGACGCTAGAAAAAGATTGTAAATCTAGACTTGATGTAATGACTATAAATCTAAATATTTTTTAGCAATTATAGCATCCACCACGATATGGCTATTCCAGAATTTAGAGTCTTGGAATAAAACACAGTTACAAAACCACCATACTGTCTAAGAGATGCAGAGATAATAGCTCAAAATTAACTTCTTGTTGAGTTGAGCCCACGGTCGGATCAAATATAGCATGAGTGTGGTAACACGGGACACAAGTGAAATATGTCTgtagtggattttttttttttttttttttttggtttttaacTAATTACGCTAATGTATAGTGTAAAGTTTTTTTAGTAACGTCACTGAAATAAACTATCCAATttaaaaaaacgtttttagtttttaattggcGACACCAGTGACCACTATTTCTAGATCCGTTACCGAGTACCATAACCAAAAATCTTCAATGTGGTGCCGGTCCGTAAAGGGGTCATCAGTCCATGATGCAACTTTACTCCAAACTTGTTTAACCAAATCACAATTAATAAATGTACATTATCCGGGTTGCAAGTTGAACAAAGTAAAGATGGAATGTGCAAGTCTCGATTCCATAGTCACAACTTTATTTTATATTAATCGCATAGTGATCTCAAGTTTAACATTCAAACTAACGAAAGATAGTTTGATTCAACATTCGTTAATATACGtggatttaaatatattaataaactaatattataatataattaggaTAAATTACAGTTTATTTTAAAGAAAAACAACATATCTTATGATTCCTTTAGAAAGAATTCTCCAACATGGTATTCTTAAATGGTTGGTGATTCAGTAGCAATCCACAAACAAATGTATATCCATATTTGCGGAATAGGTCCATAATAAGGGAGTAGCATATTTAAATTTGTCTTTGAATATTAAAAATTGAATTTAAGTGTTTAATATGTTGTCTTGTTTGACAATATGACTGTGGATCGATTACTCCCTTTTATCAGAAGTAATAAAATCGAGTAAAGTGTCAACTTCAAATGAATAGGACAAAGGTTATATTTGAGGTCTTGTCATTCAACCTAAATGACTGTCTTTAGAAAAATCATTCACATCAGATAAATAAAGTTGATATGATCACATTATAAAATTGTACGTGAGC
The window above is part of the Rutidosis leptorrhynchoides isolate AG116_Rl617_1_P2 chromosome 1, CSIRO_AGI_Rlap_v1, whole genome shotgun sequence genome. Proteins encoded here:
- the LOC139855116 gene encoding E3 ubiquitin-protein ligase ATL23-like; the protein is MPSLFLALFLPCAGMSVVFLVYMCLLCYAARHLPERTAPVKPTTGTGLSAAELDKIPTTTGKELGATTECSVCLDDIEMSQTVRVVPGCNHGFHVQCADTWFSKNPVFRL